The following proteins are encoded in a genomic region of Bicyclus anynana chromosome 12, ilBicAnyn1.1, whole genome shotgun sequence:
- the LOC112051914 gene encoding transmembrane protein 138-like — MKLSMPRYTFCLISQITFLLCDLLFNCLSLFPRSRDGLLVLFIFQDLFLILSVTTMLMTFFSTYLFQAGLVEVLIRKFRAAGSVTAAYVLASVLLHAAWLLEKWGDSEAVSSPLIIVLFTLQRCLSPWYYFLYKRAALRVSDPRFYEDIDWINQQLQAH, encoded by the exons atgaaattatcaATGCCAAGATATACTTTCTGCCTGATCAGCCAGATTACATTTCTGCTTTGTGATCTTCTATTCAATTGCCTTAGTTTATTTCCAAGAAGCCGCGATGGCTTATTAGTTTTGTTTAT ttttcagGATTTGTTCTTGATACTATCTGTAACAACTATGTTGATGACCTTCTTTtcaacatatttatttcaa GCGGGTCTAGTGGAGGTGCTGATCCGCAAGTTCCGCGCAGCGGGCTCGGTGACGGCGGCGTACGTGCTGGCCAGCGTGCTGCTGCACGCCGCCTGGCTGCTGGAGAAGTGGGGCGACTCGGAGGCCGTGTCCTCGCCCTTGATCATCGTGCTGTTCACTCTGCAGCGCTGCC TGTCTCCGTGGTACTACTTCTTGTACAAGCGCGCGGCGCTGCGCGTGAGCGACCCGCGCTTCTACGAGGACATCGACTGGATCAACCAGCAGCTGCAGGCGCACTAG
- the LOC112051915 gene encoding poly [ADP-ribose] polymerase tankyrase-2 isoform X1, whose translation MSTDLSGEDVVVQLASLPQIITAEDARGAAGGVELGRRLMLAARAGDTAAVLELMQQGAPFSTDWLGTSPLHLAAANDHVDTCAVLLRAGVSRDARTKVERTPLHLAAAAGHARVVALLLEHGAAPDARDMLRMTPLHWAAARGHAAVARALLRRGADPRLRCKFHKTPRCLALRAARADLLALLDAAEQHPPAGAPEPDHVTRIEAKPQAKVKMQPEKKIIIESKTQPIPASAKVGRGASVGGAAAGGADAAALLRAHGITLLPTDRGSTVLSALRSGRTVVLSDAGKLMLKESGASVSEPRVLAGGSASGAELSDEGAGRGRARPRAQGVKLLPLHKNQPLKRVIHPKDLQQVKVVRLPAGAGGAGGAGGAGGAGRQRQALKIVLDKAHLQRLLATTRPAPAAPAAPAAPAAPSAPVATGAAEGAAEDAGEEAADGALRTQLAEARAQLASMGAELQACRARLQHYEQ comes from the exons ATGAGCACTGATCTTAGTGGTGAAGATGTAGTAGTGCAATTGGCTTCATTGCCACAAATCATAACA GCGGAGGACGCGCGCGGGGCTGCGGGCGGCGTGGAACTGGGCCGGCGGCTGATgctggcggcgcgcgcgggcgaCACGGCCGCCGTGCTGGAGCTCATGCAGCAGGGCGCGCCCTTCAGCACGGACTGGCTGGGCACGTCGCCGCTGCACCTGGCGGCCGCCAACGACCACGTGGACACGTGCGCCGTGCTGCTGCGCGCGGGCGTGAGCCGCGACGCGCGCACCAAGGTGGAGCGCACGCCGCTGCacctggcggcggcggcgggccaCGCGCGCGTCGTGGCGCTGCTGCTAGAGCACGGCGCGGCGCCCGACGCGCGCGACATGCTGCGCATGACGCCGCTGCActgggcggcggcgcgcgggcaCGCGGCCGTGGCGCGCGCGCTGCTGCGGCGCGGCGCCGACCCGCGCCTGCGCTGCAAGTTCCACAAGACGCCGCGCTGCCTGGCGCTgcgggcggcgcgcgccgaCCTGCTGGCGCTGCTGGACGCCGCCGAGCAGCACCCGCCCGCCGGCGCGCCGGAGCCCGACCATGTGACGA GGATAGAAGCCAAACCGCAAGCTAAAGTGAAGATGCAGCCTGAGAAAAAGATTATAATCGAGTCTAAAACACAG CCGATTCCCGCGAGTGCGAAGGTGGGGCGTGGCGCGAGTgtcggcggcgcggcggcgggcggcgcggacGCGGCGGCGCTGCTCAGAGCGCACGGCATCACGCTGCTGCCGACCGACCGCGGCTCCACCGTGCTGTCGGCGCTGCGCAGCGGCCGCACCGTCGTGCTGTCCG ACGCCGGCAAGCTGATGCTCAAAGAGAGCGGCGCCAGCGTCAGCGAGCCGCGCGTGCTGGCCGGCGGCAGCGCCAGCGGCGCCGAGCTGAGCGACgagggcgcggggcgcgggcggGCGCGGCCGCGGGCGCAGGGGGTGAAGCTGCTGCCGCTGCACAAGAACCAGCCGCTGAAGAGGGTCATACACCCCAAGGACTTGCAG CAGGTGAAGGTGGTGCGCTTGCCGGCGGGGGCGGGCGGGGCGggcggggcgggcggcgcgggcggcgcgggccgGCAGCGGCAGGCGCTCAAGATCGTGCTGGACAAGGCGCACCTGCAGCGCCTGCTGGCCACCACGCGCCCCGCACCGGCCGCACCCGCAGCACCCGCCGCACCCGCCGCACCCTCCGCACCCGTCGCCACG GGCGCGGCGGAGGGCGCGGCGGAGGATGCGGGGGAGGAGGCGGCGGACGGCGCGCTGCGGACGCAGCTGGCGGAGGCGCGCGCACAGCTGGCGTCCATGGGCGCCGAGCTGCAGGCGTGTCGCGCGCGCCTGCAGCACTACGAGCAGTGA
- the LOC112051915 gene encoding poly [ADP-ribose] polymerase tankyrase-2 isoform X2 yields MSTDLSGEDVVVQLASLPQIITAEDARGAAGGVELGRRLMLAARAGDTAAVLELMQQGAPFSTDWLGTSPLHLAAANDHVDTCAVLLRAGVSRDARTKVERTPLHLAAAAGHARVVALLLEHGAAPDARDMLRMTPLHWAAARGHAAVARALLRRGADPRLRCKFHKTPRCLALRAARADLLALLDAAEQHPPAGAPEPDHVTRIEAKPQAKVKMQPEKKIIIESKTQPIPASAKVGRGASVGGAAAGGADAAALLRAHGITLLPTDRGSTVLSALRSGRTVVLSDAGKLMLKESGASVSEPRVLAGGSASGAELSDEGAGRGRARPRAQGVKLLPLHKNQPLKRVIHPKDLQVKVVRLPAGAGGAGGAGGAGGAGRQRQALKIVLDKAHLQRLLATTRPAPAAPAAPAAPAAPSAPVATGAAEGAAEDAGEEAADGALRTQLAEARAQLASMGAELQACRARLQHYEQ; encoded by the exons ATGAGCACTGATCTTAGTGGTGAAGATGTAGTAGTGCAATTGGCTTCATTGCCACAAATCATAACA GCGGAGGACGCGCGCGGGGCTGCGGGCGGCGTGGAACTGGGCCGGCGGCTGATgctggcggcgcgcgcgggcgaCACGGCCGCCGTGCTGGAGCTCATGCAGCAGGGCGCGCCCTTCAGCACGGACTGGCTGGGCACGTCGCCGCTGCACCTGGCGGCCGCCAACGACCACGTGGACACGTGCGCCGTGCTGCTGCGCGCGGGCGTGAGCCGCGACGCGCGCACCAAGGTGGAGCGCACGCCGCTGCacctggcggcggcggcgggccaCGCGCGCGTCGTGGCGCTGCTGCTAGAGCACGGCGCGGCGCCCGACGCGCGCGACATGCTGCGCATGACGCCGCTGCActgggcggcggcgcgcgggcaCGCGGCCGTGGCGCGCGCGCTGCTGCGGCGCGGCGCCGACCCGCGCCTGCGCTGCAAGTTCCACAAGACGCCGCGCTGCCTGGCGCTgcgggcggcgcgcgccgaCCTGCTGGCGCTGCTGGACGCCGCCGAGCAGCACCCGCCCGCCGGCGCGCCGGAGCCCGACCATGTGACGA GGATAGAAGCCAAACCGCAAGCTAAAGTGAAGATGCAGCCTGAGAAAAAGATTATAATCGAGTCTAAAACACAG CCGATTCCCGCGAGTGCGAAGGTGGGGCGTGGCGCGAGTgtcggcggcgcggcggcgggcggcgcggacGCGGCGGCGCTGCTCAGAGCGCACGGCATCACGCTGCTGCCGACCGACCGCGGCTCCACCGTGCTGTCGGCGCTGCGCAGCGGCCGCACCGTCGTGCTGTCCG ACGCCGGCAAGCTGATGCTCAAAGAGAGCGGCGCCAGCGTCAGCGAGCCGCGCGTGCTGGCCGGCGGCAGCGCCAGCGGCGCCGAGCTGAGCGACgagggcgcggggcgcgggcggGCGCGGCCGCGGGCGCAGGGGGTGAAGCTGCTGCCGCTGCACAAGAACCAGCCGCTGAAGAGGGTCATACACCCCAAGGACTTGCAG GTGAAGGTGGTGCGCTTGCCGGCGGGGGCGGGCGGGGCGggcggggcgggcggcgcgggcggcgcgggccgGCAGCGGCAGGCGCTCAAGATCGTGCTGGACAAGGCGCACCTGCAGCGCCTGCTGGCCACCACGCGCCCCGCACCGGCCGCACCCGCAGCACCCGCCGCACCCGCCGCACCCTCCGCACCCGTCGCCACG GGCGCGGCGGAGGGCGCGGCGGAGGATGCGGGGGAGGAGGCGGCGGACGGCGCGCTGCGGACGCAGCTGGCGGAGGCGCGCGCACAGCTGGCGTCCATGGGCGCCGAGCTGCAGGCGTGTCGCGCGCGCCTGCAGCACTACGAGCAGTGA